The sequence below is a genomic window from Lelliottia sp. JS-SCA-14.
AAGTTTGGCGTGGAATCCCTGCGCAGTATCAGCGCCGCGGTGCTGCAGGACGACGTTCTGTTTGCGGGCACCATCATCGACAATATCACCTTTGGCGATGCCAGTGACGACATGGCCTTTGCCGTCCAGTGCGCGGAAATGGCGGCCATTCATCACGACATCATGGCGATGCCGATGAAGTACAACACCCTGGTCGGCGACATGGGGGCCGCGCTTTCCGGCGGGCAAAAACAGCGCCTGTTTTTAGCCCGCGCCTTATACCGCAGGCCCGCGTTTTTACTGCTCGACGAAGCGACCAGCCATCTCGACCTGTTCCTGGAGAAAAAGGTCAACGACGCCCTGCGCGAGCTGCGCATCACCCGGCTGATGATTGCGCACCGACCGCAGACGCTGATGATGGCCGACCGGGTCATCGTTATGGAGGCAGGCCGCGTGACCGGCGACAAAACCCCGGCAGACATTTTCAACCTGACGCAGGGAGAACGCCCATGATGCGCCTGTTTTCATTCGTGGCGCTGATGCTGGCTGGCGTCATCAGCGCGTTCGCCATCGCAGAGGATAACCTGCAGCAGCTTCTGGACAGCGGCGAGCAAAGACCCACCGCGACGAATGCCCAGACCACCTCGCCGGAAACCCTGGCGCTGCTGGATAAGCTCCAGCTGGAAAGTACCGATCGCGCGGCGCCGGTCGCCAAAGAGATCGCCATGCCCTCTCCGGTCAAAGCCCCGGAGTGGCTGCTGAACGAGGAGAATGATATCGAAGAGGCCTGCAACATCACCTCGACAACCAGCGTGAAGCATTTTGCCCAGGCCCTGACCCTGGCCCTGTGTCAGGACCCCGGCATGCGCAGCCTGGCGCTGAACATGCGCCACTATCTGTATGACTACAAAATGAGTCAGGCGAGCTGGATGCCGGATATCAACGCCATTTTCAGCTCCGCCAGCGAAAGCGACAGCTACGCTTTCCAGCATTCGGGCAGCCAAAAGCAGACCGACCGGACGATGAACTCCGGGGTGGAGCTCAACTGGCTGCTGTTTGATTTCGGCAAACGCGAAGCGCTGATCAGCCAAAAGCAGGATCTGTGGCTGAGCAATCGCTATCAGGCGCTGTCGGGCCTGCAGGATTTTGTCATCTCTTTTGCGCAGACTTATTACCAGGTACTGGCGAAGCGCACCATCCTCTCTGCCGCGAAGCAGAACGAGATGATTGCGCGCAAAACCTGGGACACCACGCAAAACAAATACCGCTCCGGCGTGGGCGTGCTGGCGGATGCATTGCAGGCGGAAAACGTGTTGCTCTCTGCCACCCAGGACCGGGTGCAAAGTGAGGGGGATTACCAGCAGTCCATTGGTCAGCTCGCCAGCGCGTTAAACTTCCCCGTCGACAGCCAGATCCATCCGGAAGATAACCTCGAGGTGCCGTCGGACACGCAGATGATGGCCCTGAAGCCGCTGCTGGACGAAGCGGTAAAACAGCACCCGATGATCCTCGCCGCCAGGAAAAACATCGAAGCCGCGGACGAACAGCTGAATCAGGCGCAGCGGGATTTTCTGCCGTCCATTTCGCTTCAGGCCGGGGTTAACCGGGAAGTGTCGTCGCTGGACCAGAACCGATACGAGCCGCTCAACCGAACCGACTCGATGTTTGTCGGCCTGAACGTCTCGGTTCCGCTGTTCTCGGGTTTTCGCCGCTATAACCAGCTGCAGGACGCCCACGTTCAGCAGGCGTTATCCCAAGAGGATTATCAGCGTGTAGTGAATGATGTCGGGTTGAAAACCTGGAACGCCTGGCAAAAACTGAATACCACTAACCACAACCTGCGGTTGATTTCCCAGCGCCTGAAAACGGCGCGCAGGGCCTACGATATTGCCAACGGGCGTTATTTAACCGGCGTGGGATCGATTATTGAACTTCTGAATACCCAGCAGCAATTATCGACAACCGAAATCGACGAAGCGAATATTCGTATCGCCTGGTATCTCCAGCGACTTTCGCTTTTATCGGCTGTGGGTAAATTAACTTTATATTGATAACTTACGCGCTAAATTAAAGGCAATGAAATATTCAGCCATGCGCCCCGAAATAATAAATACCTGTGAATTTGCCTATACAATATTTTTGATTTAGCGATAATTGCTCCTGTCATTCAAATACACGAATGACAGGTATTTACTGGCAATGGATATTATAAGGACATTAAAGAAATGCGTGAATTGAATCAAGCTGAAGTCGAAATGGTAAACGGTGCATGGGCATCTTCTCTTGGCGATGCGATTGAAGGTGCTGTATATGGCGCAGGTGCAGGTTTTTGTACCGGTCTGGCATTAGGTGGCATCAACACCAAATCCGATGGTCTGGGCTTTGGCGTGATCGCTCAAGGCGTTGGCGCGGTTGTCGGTAGCGTGGTCGGCACCGTTGTCGGTGGCGTGGGCGGCTTCCTGTATGGCAAAGACGACATCACCACTTTCGTTGACGGTTACACCGATCAGATTGGTGGCTAAGACCGCCTGACAGAATGGCGATTCTGGCCGCCATTCTGCGGGTGATGCTTAGGGAGGTGGCTTAATCAGCCACCTCCTTTTGTGTAGCCCCATAAAAAAGGGTCTCTGACCGAATAACCGAATCAGAGACCCTTTATTTTGTACACTAAACATAATGACGTTTGACCTCTTAATACCTTACCTTATTCGTTATCTTCCAGACCCTCGACTTTTATCAGTACTTTGTCATCCAGCACTATTTTCCCTTGGGCCTTCAGCTCTGCGACAATTTTCATGACGTAGCTACGCGACAATAAGGTTCGGTCAAGAATATAGTTCGTCAGCCCCACCTTCCTGCGTACTTCAATGGGCTCATCCATTAACGCATAAATCTGTTTGCAGATAATACTGAGCCCAGAACGGGCGGTCAGTTTGACATTGTGATCATTTAAACGGTAAGCGGTATACCCTATTAGGGTGGCTAAATGCTGCCACAAATTATTGTCACTAATGATCTGTCGCGCAGCGCTGGCATCTAACTTCATTGCGATACAATCGGTTTCTGGACGCCAGTAATATTCTTCATTCAGTGGAAACAGAATACTGGTGAGCCCCACAATCATCGGCGCTCGCGAGGTCGTGAGCACCAGATTATCCCGGTTTCGGCAAATTAACCCACGCCCTTCAAATACCAGATAGCAGACGGGTTTCCCGGACTGAACGAGCATTAACTTTTTATTTTTTGTACAGTCAAAGAAAGTCGCAAACGGCGCTAAAGCTTCCATGATCACCTGGTAATCATGTACAGGTTTTTTAATTAACTCAAATTTAGAAAAAACATAAGATTTATCGCACATAGTCAACTCATTTATATAAGTTTTTTAAGAGAGAGTGCGTAAATTAAGGAGCGTTACGCATATTTATTATAATTGAATTCCTCCATAAAACGAATATGGATCAAATTTTGTTTTAAGAACGAAACCAGTAAAGTGAGCATAATCAATTATAGGTCAGTGTCAGCGTCGCGGTTGCATTCGCATTTCCGGCAATCACGGTTGCAGCCGTTTTATAATAGACGGCGCTAAAGATGAGCTCTTCATGGGTCTGCGTACCACCACTGACATATTCGCTTCCGCTTCGGGTTGAACTGACAACGGCAACGTTTTTATTTAAAGGCAAACCGTCGCTTCCGCTATCATAGGTGCGGGTTTTCAGCCCCAGCTGCACACCGATGCCGGACGCAACATCGCTATTGCCAGCACCGGTCAACGCCATCACCGTATGGTTGGCATTGTCACCTGAGGCCTCCACGGCGGTGACCGAAAGGGACACATTCGTGCCAATCTCACACGAGAGATCCACCCCCTGGTCCGGCGCAGAGCCCGCCTTTGTTTGTGCATCAAAATCCGTTACGTTTAAGGTATTAAAATTAAAATTAATTTGCGACGTATCTGCGTTGCAGCCAACGGCTTTGATCACGATCTGCGTATTCTGTAACACGATATTCGACGCAATATCACCATCTGCACTGTGACTGGCGCTTTCACGGAATTCAACCTGTGCCAGCGTGCCGGTGACCTGCAGCGTTCCAGGGGTGATAGGCCCACCGGTGGCCACAAGTTCAACCAAATACTGAGAGTTACGCAGCGTGTGATCATCTTTTGTGCCGCTGCCGGAGTGCCAGTTGTTATCCACTACCGTCGCACCGTCATTGGGGCCCGCCTGGTTCATCGTCGTGACACGCACGCCCAGGCCATTGATATTGGTGGGCATAATTTGTGTTCCCGCCGCGGCATCCACCTGAGGCGAACCGAGATAAAAAAAGCCGACAACATAGGATCTGCCGCATCCCTGGATAGTCAGCTGATCGTTGTTGCCCGGGGACCAACCTGTAGTCGCAATCACCGTACCGGCAGTGTAATTATCATTCGTGATGACAATACTCGGCGGAAGACTCGCGAACGATGTTGAAATATCTTTATCATCGAAGAGCCCGCCCCCGCGCTTGCAGGCGGCGTGGCCAACCGTTGAGAAAAACAGCGCCAACGTCAGCACCAGAAATAATTTTATGTTCATAAATAAACGATTCTTCATAAGAGGGGAAGCAGATTTAACTTAAGCCGTCAGAAATACAGTTTTGTTAAACACTACAGTTATGCGTTACTGATACGTAAAGTTTACCGTTACCGCGGATTTAAAATCACCGGCCGTCGGAGTACCGTGAGGCGTATACATTCTGGCACCCATGGAAAATATTCCTGCATGGGTATCCGTCTGCACCGGGAATGAATATTCCACACCATTTGCCAGATTGACCAGCGCCTTTCCATCCAGATTAAAAAGCTGCAAACCGATATCCGTCGCACCGCCGGAGGCTTCATTGGCATATATCGCGCTCGAAAAAGCCGGGTCGGCGGTATAAGGTGAACCGGTAAAACTCACCGTGGCCTGGGAGACCTGCGGTGAGCACTGTGAAAGTTTTAGCAGCACGACCATGGTGCCGCTATTCCCGCCCGCCACGGAGAGATCCTGACGCGATATCTGGCCAAGATCCACATTCTGAGGAATATCGACCTGACAGGATGCCGCAATTATCTTTCCTGTTACCTGTATCTGGACGGTATCCGTAGAGCCATAGGCAAATAACGAGCCCGTCATTAAAATGGCGAACCAGACAAGGCCGAAAATAGACGTCCACCCAGGATTATTAATGACATTTTTCATGCAGGATAGTGAC
It includes:
- a CDS encoding fimbrial protein translates to MKNVINNPGWTSIFGLVWFAILMTGSLFAYGSTDTVQIQVTGKIIAASCQVDIPQNVDLGQISRQDLSVAGGNSGTMVVLLKLSQCSPQVSQATVSFTGSPYTADPAFSSAIYANEASGGATDIGLQLFNLDGKALVNLANGVEYSFPVQTDTHAGIFSMGARMYTPHGTPTAGDFKSAVTVNFTYQ
- a CDS encoding type 1 fimbrial protein, with protein sequence MNIKLFLVLTLALFFSTVGHAACKRGGGLFDDKDISTSFASLPPSIVITNDNYTAGTVIATTGWSPGNNDQLTIQGCGRSYVVGFFYLGSPQVDAAAGTQIMPTNINGLGVRVTTMNQAGPNDGATVVDNNWHSGSGTKDDHTLRNSQYLVELVATGGPITPGTLQVTGTLAQVEFRESASHSADGDIASNIVLQNTQIVIKAVGCNADTSQINFNFNTLNVTDFDAQTKAGSAPDQGVDLSCEIGTNVSLSVTAVEASGDNANHTVMALTGAGNSDVASGIGVQLGLKTRTYDSGSDGLPLNKNVAVVSSTRSGSEYVSGGTQTHEELIFSAVYYKTAATVIAGNANATATLTLTYN
- a CDS encoding helix-turn-helix domain-containing protein, which codes for MCDKSYVFSKFELIKKPVHDYQVIMEALAPFATFFDCTKNKKLMLVQSGKPVCYLVFEGRGLICRNRDNLVLTTSRAPMIVGLTSILFPLNEEYYWRPETDCIAMKLDASAARQIISDNNLWQHLATLIGYTAYRLNDHNVKLTARSGLSIICKQIYALMDEPIEVRRKVGLTNYILDRTLLSRSYVMKIVAELKAQGKIVLDDKVLIKVEGLEDNE
- a CDS encoding TolC family protein, translating into MMRLFSFVALMLAGVISAFAIAEDNLQQLLDSGEQRPTATNAQTTSPETLALLDKLQLESTDRAAPVAKEIAMPSPVKAPEWLLNEENDIEEACNITSTTSVKHFAQALTLALCQDPGMRSLALNMRHYLYDYKMSQASWMPDINAIFSSASESDSYAFQHSGSQKQTDRTMNSGVELNWLLFDFGKREALISQKQDLWLSNRYQALSGLQDFVISFAQTYYQVLAKRTILSAAKQNEMIARKTWDTTQNKYRSGVGVLADALQAENVLLSATQDRVQSEGDYQQSIGQLASALNFPVDSQIHPEDNLEVPSDTQMMALKPLLDEAVKQHPMILAARKNIEAADEQLNQAQRDFLPSISLQAGVNREVSSLDQNRYEPLNRTDSMFVGLNVSVPLFSGFRRYNQLQDAHVQQALSQEDYQRVVNDVGLKTWNAWQKLNTTNHNLRLISQRLKTARRAYDIANGRYLTGVGSIIELLNTQQQLSTTEIDEANIRIAWYLQRLSLLSAVGKLTLY